CAGGGTTTTCATCCGTGCTGCAAAGATATCCCGGCCCGGCAATGCCGCAAGATAACGCTCGGAAACCGCGTTTTCTGCCGTCACCCAATCGCGAACTTTCGATTCTGTCCGAACGTCGCTCTCCAGCCAGCGGTATGGATCGGCAATCGCTTCACCGAATTGGGTTTCGACAACGGGTACGGTCGCGGTTTTCGGATATTCCAGAGGAGCCTCGGCAAAAACAGGGATAGGAGCGATCAGGGCTGCAAAAGCCAAAGCAAATTTGTTCAAAGAAAAAAGGCTCCGGGATATGATCCCGAAGCCTAAATCTCGTTTCATGGTCGCGCAAGCGAACCGATAATTTCGTCTGCTTAAGCAGCCCGATCTTCTCAGGCAGCAACGTCCAGATCGTCGTCGCCAGCAACCGGACCTGAATCCAGACCCTTGGCATTAACGTCACGATCGATGAACTCGATGATCGCCATTGGGGCAGCATCCGAAAGACGGATACCGGCCTTTACGACGCGGCAGTAACCACCGGCACGGTCGGCATAACGCGTTGCGATAACGTCAAACAGTTTCACCAACTGAGTGTCGTCCAGCAAACGGGCGTGTGCAAGACGACGGTTGGCCAGGCCACCCTTTTTCGCAAGCGTTACCAGTTTCTCGGTATAAGGACGCAGTTCCTTCGCCTTGGCGAGGGTCGTCGTGATCTGCTCATGCTTGATGAGAGCGGCCGCCATGTTGCGGAACAGTGCCGCGCGATGGGAAGAAGTACGCTGGAGCTTACGTCCGGCATTACGATGGCGCATGGTATCAGTCCTATGTTCGTCCCGGAGCCGTATCAGGCACTCCGGGCCAGGCAGTGAAACGGGGCACCGCCAAAACCCCTAATCTTCGAATAAGCCTTAGCCCATCAGCTCCGCTTCGAGCTTCTTGGCCATGTCTTCGATGTTCTCTGGCGGCCATCCGGGGATGTCCATGCCGAGACGCAGACCCATCGACGACAGCACTTCCTTGATTTCGTTCAGGGACTTGCGGCCAAAGTTCGGCGTGCGAAGCATTTCTGCTTCGGTCTTGCCGACCAGATCACCGATATAGATGATGTTGTCGTTCTTGAGGCAGTTTGCCGAACGCACCGACAGTTCCAACTCATCGACCTTCTTCAGAAGGTAACGGTTGAGCTGGTTCGCATCGCTTTCGCTGACATGCTGCGGCGTTGCCGCTGCCATGCCGATGATCGGCGACTGGGTCGCAACCATCGAGTCATCGAAGTGGACGAACAGCGAGAGCTGATCCTGAAGAATACGCGCAGCATAAGCTACGGCATCATCAGGCGTGATCGTACCATCGGTTTCGATGCTGAGCGTCAGCTTGTCGTAATCGAGTTCCTGCCCAACGCGGGTGTTCTCGACCTTGTATGCCACCTGGCGAACCGGCGAATACAGTGCATCGACGGGCACAAGGCCAATCGGCGCATCGAGCGGACGGTTTGCAGCGGCTGGGACATAGCCCTTACCGACATCAGCGGTCAGCTCCATGTTGAGCGTCGCACCTTCATCGAGATGGCAGATCAGGAGATCGGGGTTCATGACCTCGATATCGCCCGACATCGCGATCATTCCGGCAGTAACGTCAGCAGGACCGGTTGCCGAAAGCTGAAGGCGCTTTGGCCCCTCACCCTGCATACGCAGTGCGATCTGCTTCACGTTCAGGACGATGTCCGTCACGTCTTCACGAACGCCGACCAGCGACGAAAACTCATGCAGCACATTCTCGATCTTGATCGAGGTGACTGCAGCACCCTGTAGCGACGAAAGCAACACGCGACGCAGCGCGTTACCGAGCGTCAGGCCGAAACCCCGCTCGAGTGGCTCTGCAACAAAAACGCCCTTGCGCTTGCTGTCGCTGCCGCTCTTCTTTTCAAGTGAAGTCGGCTTCTTCAGTTCCTGCCAGTTCTTGCTATTGACTGCCACGGTGTTCCCCTTGGGGTTGGGCGATGCGCTCGTCAGCGCATCAGCCGGAGTATCGAGTTCTGGTGCGTCGCCGAGCAATTAAACGCGACGACGCTTGGAAGGACGCACGCCGTTATGCGGGATCGAGGTCACATCGCGGATCGACGTGATGTTGAAACCGACTGCCTGCAATGCCCGAAGCGCCGATTCACGGCCCGAACCGGGGCCCTTCACTTCGACTTCGATTGTCCGCACACCATGTTCAGCGGCCTTTTTACCGGCGTCTTCGGCTGCGACCTGCGCGGCGTAAGGCGTCGATTTACGGCTGCCCTTGAAACCCATCATGCCAGCGCTCGACCATGAAATGGCGTTGCCCTGAGCATCGGTGATGGTGATCATGGTGTTATTGAAACTGGCGTTCACATGCGCGACGCCGGAAGTGATGTTCTTGCGTTCGCGCCGCTTAATGCGCTGAGGTTCGCGTGCCATTGATATGCTGTCCTATAAAAAAGCTGCTGCCGTTAAAGGCGCTGCTTATTTCTTCTTACCGGCGATCGGCTTAGCCTTGCCCTTGCGAGTGCGCGCATTGGTATGCGTGCGCTGGCCACGGACTGGCAGGCCCTTACGATGACGAAGACCGCGATAGCAGGCCAGATCCATCAAACGCTTGATGTTCATCGACACTGTGCGACGCAGATCGCCTTCGACGGTGTAACCCGCGTCGATGGCTTCACGAATTGACAGGACTTCCTGATCGGTAAGATCCTGAACACGACGCGCAGGCTCGATGCCCAGCTTCTTCGTGATCTCAACGGCTTTGGTACGACCGATACCGTGAATATAGGTCAACGCGATTTCAACGCGCTTGTTGGTCGGGATATTAACCCCCGCAATACGTGCCATGTGTTCGTTTCTCCTCAGCTCCACGAGGTGGCTGGCAAGACACCCCATCTCTTCGCGTCAAATCCGAAACGCCGAAATGCCGACGCGCGCAAATAGCACTCGCCGGTTGCCGGAGGTTCGGAATGGGTCTCGCGTAGAAGGGCCACGCGACTCTGTCAAGCGAGTCGGAGAGCCGGGCAGGCTGTTGTTTCAGTTTCTTCAGCTTGCCTCGGCTTGTGATGATCCGACCGTGCCGCCACCAACCGGCTTTAACCAGTCAATCAGACAACGCCATAAGCCAGCATGGCGTCCGCGACCTTTTTGAAGCCTGCGATGTTTGCACCCTTCACATAGTCGCAATGGCCGGTCGCATCGGTCCCGTATTCAAGGCAGCGACTGTGAATGCCCGCCATGATATCGAGCAACAGCTTCTGAAGTTCGTCCTCTTTCCACGAGATGCGCGCAGAGTTCTGGCTCATCTCAAGCCCTGACACGGCAACACCACCCGCGTTCGCTGCCTTACCGGGAGCAAACAAAATCCGCGCCTTTTTGAAAACATGAACGCCGTCCAGATCGGTCGGCATATTCGCGCCTTCCGACACCGCAATACAGCCATTGGCGATGAGCAATTCGGCATCGATCCCCAACAGTTCGTTTTGCGTAGCGCAGGGCAGCGCAACGTCACACGGCACACCCCAGGGCGTTTTTCCCCCAGTAAAGCTCGACCCCGTAAATTCGTCGCAATATTCGGAGATGCGACCGCGACGTTTGCTCTTCAGATCCTTGACCCAGTCGATCTTCTCCTGAGTTATGCCGTCGGGATCGTGGATAAAGCCCGCGCTATCACTCAAAGTCAGCACTTTACCGCCCAACTGGGTCACTTTTTCGGCCGCATGTGTCGCCACATTGCCCGAACCGGAGATAACCGCAGTCTTGCCCTCAAGAGTCATGCCCTTGGTCGCCAGCATATTCTGCAGGAAATACACCGCGCCATACCCGGTCGCCTCGGTACGGATCAACGAACCACCGTACTCCAGCCCCTTTCCCGTCAGCACTCCTGTAAACTCACCAGTGATGCGCTTATACTGACCGAACATATATCCGATCTCGCGCGCCCCCACCCCGATATCGCCCGCCGGCACATCAATGTCGGCACCGATGTGGCGATAGAGCTCGGTCATCAGCGACTGGCAGAACCGCATGACTTCCCCGTCGGATTTTCCCTTGGGGTTAAAATTCGATCCGCCCTTGGCCCCGCCCATAGGCAGCCCCGTCAGAGCGTTCTTGAAGGTTTGTTCGAACGCCAAAAACTTCAGGACACTTTCGGTCACACTTGGGTGAAAGCGGATGCCGCCTTTATACGGCCCGATCGAATTATTATTCTGAATCCGCCAACCCCGCTGAACGCGGATATTGCCTTTGTCGTCCTGCCAACAGACACGAAACGAAATCACACGGTCAGGCTCGGCAATACGGCGCAGAATTTGCGCGCTGTGATATTGCTCCTTGTCGGCCATGAAATCGAAAATGTCCTCGGCAACCTCAGTCACCGCCTGAACGAACTCGGGTTGGCCGGGATTGCGTTTCTTCACGCCCCCAACAAAAGTTTCAAGATCAACGTGATCGACAACGGCCATTTCATTCCCCCTGCGCTGGTCCTTATAAATAGACCGGTGATCGCCGCCGTCGTTTGACTCGTGGCAGCGTTGGCGCGGACGTTAGCAGGAAACGAGTGATCGTGAAGAGGCGTCAATTTTTAGCGGGAATTGGTCCCAGGATAGCCTCAATTGCGGCGCTCACGATGCCAATATCGGCCATGCCATCAATCTTACGCAACAGCCCACGCGCTTCATAGATCGGCAGGATTGGAGCGGTCTTGGCCCGATACTCTGCCATGCGGGTACGCACCGTTTCGGCATTATCATCTGGACGGCGGCTGAATTCTGTTGAGCCACACACGTCGCAAACATCCGAAACTTTCGGCAGTTTGTAACGGTCGTGATAACCGGCGCCGCACTTGGCACAGGTGTAACGGCCTGTGATCCGATCGACGAGTGCATCTTCATCGACCGCAAGTTCAATCACCGCATCAAGTTTGCGAGCGCGCGCCGCGAGCAAGTCATCCAGTGAAACAGCTTGAGCCGCGGTCCGCGGATACCCGTCGAAAATCGCACCCTGAGCAACCGGCATCGAATCGAGTTTATCTCCGATCAGACCGTCGACGATCTCATCCGAAACCAGTTCGCCGGCTTTCATGATCGCAGAAACCTTCAACCCCATGGGCGTTCCCGCGTCGCGGGCTGCGCGTAGCATATCGCCTGTCGACAACTGGGCCATGCCGCGTTCGTTGACAAGGCGCGCAGCCTGGGTGCCCTTCCCCGCTCCCGGGGGTCCAAGAAGGATGATATTCACGGAATAGCGTCTCCCTATGCGGCCCGATTATCGGGTCCGCGCGCCTTTCAGCTTGGCCTTCTTGATCAAGTCACCATATTGGTGCGCCAGCAAATGGCTCTGAATCTGTGTGACCGTATCCATCGTCACGTTGACGACGATAAGCAGGCTGGTTCCACCGAGCGCAAGCGAGATACCCATGCGCAAAGTCAGAAATTCGGGCACCAGGCAGATCAGCGTCAAATAAGCTGCGCCAATCACGGTGATGCGCGTCAGCACATAATCCAGGTAAACTTCGGTATTCTTCCCCGGTCGAATACCCGGAATGAACCCGCCATAGCGCTTGAGATTCTCAGCAGTCTCTTCTGGATTGAAGACGACAGCAGTGTAGAAAAAGCTGAAAAATATAATGCCGGCTGCGTAAAGCGAAATGTACAACGGTGAGCCGTGTTGGAGCGCACTTGTCACTGTCAAGACAAAATCACCCCATTTACTTTCACCCGCAACGCGCTGTCCGGCGAACTGCACGACTGTCAACGGCATCAGCAGCAGTGATGAGGCAAAGATTGGGGGAATAACACCGGCGGTGTTAATCTTAAGCGGCAAATGCGATTTATCAGCCTGCATCATGCCGCGCGCCGTCTGTCGCTTGGGATATTGTATTAACACCCGCCTCTGCGCGCGCTCCATGAAGCAAATAAAAGCGACCAGTGCGAGGACCAAAACAAGAATTACAAGGATCGCGACCGGCGACATCGACCCGCTGCGTGCACCCTCGAAAAGGTTAACGATCGCGCGTGGCAATTGCGACACGATCCCCGCCATAATGATGAGCGAGACACCATTACCGATACCGCGACTGGTGATCTGCTCGCCCAGCCACATCAGGAACATCGTTCCTCCGATCAGCGAGATCACGCAAGCCACGCGGAACAGCATCCCCGGCTGCACGACTGCAGACATGCCCTGAGCGGCACCCCAACTCTCGAGACCAACAGCGATGAAATAGCCCTGGATCGCAGTCAGGAAAACCGTGCCATACCGCGTGTATTGGTTCAGTTTTTTACGACCGCTTTCGCCCTCTTTTTTGATCGCCGCCAGCTTAGGAGACAGCGACGTCGAAAGCTGCACGACGATCGAAGCCGTAATGTACGGCATCACCCCAAGCGCAATCAGGCTCATCCGCTGCAGCGAACCGCCAGAGAATGTGTTGAAAAAATCAAGAACACCACCCTGCGTCGTTTGATAGAGCTGGGCAAGCGCGCGCGGATCGATACCCGGCAGCGGCACATGACTCAACAAACGGAAAACGATCAGCGCGCCGATCGTAAACCACAAGCGTTTGCGAAGGTCGGTGGCCTGCGCGAATTTCGACAAGCCAGAGTTTGATAGCGATGCGGCGGAGGATGCCATTGCGATAATTCGTCCCGGTAGAGAGCGTGGGAACGCCCTGCTGTCAGCGCCTCATATAAGGAGTGGTTGAGCGTTGTCACGCCCGTACTCCAGAGCATCAAAAAGCCGGGTCAATCCGGATACGCCCTGTCCCTCTGTTACGAGGGGAAAGCGACCCAGCCAACCCGGCTAAATGATTTTAGTTCTTACGAAGCTTGACGGTGTTCTTCTTCGCCTTGGCCTTATCGGCGGCAGAGACGAGCTCGATCACTTCGACCGAACCACCGGCAGCTTCAACAGCCTCGCGGGCACCCTTTGAAACACCGGCAACCTTGAACGATAGCTTGGCCGAGAATTCACCCTTGCCGAGCAAACGCACGCCATCCTTACCGCCGCGAGCAAGACCAACAGCCTTGAGCGCTTCGTGATCGATAACAGCCGACACATCGAGCTTCTTGGCATCAACCAGCTTCTGGATCATGCCGAGGTTAACCTCTGCACAGTCGCGAGCGAAGATGTTATTGAAACCGCGCTTTGGCAAACGCATGTGGAGTGGCATCTGACCACCCTCGAAGCCATTGATCGACACACCCGAACGGCTGGTCTGACCCTTTTGGCCGCGTCCTGCGGTCTTGCCCTTGCCCGAACCGATACCGCGTCCAACGCGCATACGGCCCTTGCGAGCACCATCATTATCTCTGATTTCGTTAAGTTTCATTGCACTCGCTTTCGCTTTTGTCGCGCTGATAGAATGAGCGTCTTAGCTCTGCACTTCGACCATGTGCCGCACTGCGCGGATCATGCCCCGAGTTTCGGGAGTATCTTCCAGCTCCGAAACCTTATGCATCTTGTTGAGGCCCAAACCAATCAGCGTAGCACGCTGATTGGCAGTCCGGCGGATGGGCGAGCCCGTCTGCTTGATCGTGATCTTGGCCATGATGTTACTCCGTCACCAGCGCTGCATCGGCTTCCGCCGTCTGCGAACCACCACGACCCAGCAGATCGGCAATCTTCTTGCCGCGACGCTGTGCAACCGACTTTGGCGAAGTCTGCTCGCCAAGCGCCTCAAAGGTTGCGCGGATCATATTGTATGGGTTCGATGTTCCGACCGACTTGGTTACAACGTCTGCAACGCCGAGCGATTCGAAAATTGCGCGCATTGGACCACCGGCGATGATGCCCGTTCCCTGTGGTGCCGAACGAAGCGTCACGCGACCAGCACCGAAGTGGCCGTTACCGTCATGATGCAGCGTACGACCTTCACGAAGAGGAACGCGAATCATCTTTTTCTTTGCAGCCGCAGTTGCCTTCGAAATAGCTTCCGGCACTTCGCGCGCCTTACCGTGCCCAAAGCCTGCACGACCCTTGCCATCGCCAACGACAACCAGAGCTGCGAAACCGAAACGCTTGCCGCCCTTAACTGTCTTCGAAACGCGGTTGATGTGTACGAGCTTTTCGATCAGCTCTTCGCCGCCATCATCGTTTCCGCCGCGATTATCGCGACGTCCACGGTTGTTGCTGTCGCGTCCACCACGGTTGTTACCACCGCCCGGCCCGCTGCGATTACCGCCTGGACCACCACGACCGGGGCCGCCTGGGCCCCGTCCGCGAGGAGCTTCTGTCGGAGCCGGAGCACCTGCGTCGGCTGCCGGGGCTGCCTGAATTTCGTTTTCGTCAGCCATTTAGAATTCCAATCCGCCTTCGCGTGCACCTTCGGCGAGCGCTTTCACGCGGCCGTGGAACAGGAAACCACCACGATCGAAAACAACGTGCGTTACGCCCGCCGCCTTCGCACGCTCAGCAACCGTCTTACCAACGGCAGTCGCTGCGTCGATCGTCGCGCCGGTTGTTGCGCGTGCGTCTTTTTCGAGGCTCGATGCAGCAGCGACCGTGGTCCCTGCCGTATCGTCGATGATCTGCGCGTAGATATGACGACCCGAACGATGGATAGACAAACGTGGACGCAAAGTGCCCTTCGCACGCAGTTTGGTGCGAACGCGCTGACGGCGTTTCGCGAAAAGTGACAGCTTGGCCATTACTTCTTCTTACCTTCTTTGCGGAAGATGTACTCACCGCGATATTTGATGCCCTTGCCCTTATAGGGCTCCGGCTTACGCCAGCGGCGGATTTCCGCAGCTAGTTGACCGACCTTTTGCTTGTCGATCCCGGTGATGTGAATTGTCGTCTGATCGGGCGTCTTCACATCCAGATCGTCAGGCACATCGATATCTACATCATGCGAATAGCCGAGCTGAAGTTTAAGCTTCGGACCCTGCGAATTGGCACGATAACCGACACCGGTGATTTCCAGCGTCTTGGTGAAACCATCGGTCACACCGGTGACGAGGTTTTGAACCAGCGTGCGCTGCATCCCCCAGAACGAACGTGCGCGCTTCGTGGCATTGGCTGGCTTTACCGAAATGGTGCCATCCTCAACCGCGTACGTGACATCTTCGGCGAGCGACAAAGTCAGCGTGCCCTTTGGCCCCTTTACCGAAAGCAGACCGCCTTCGATCGTGGCGGTGACGCCAGCAGGAACCGGAACAGCTTTTTTACCGATGCGGCTCATTAGAATACCTCCGCAAGGATTTCGCCGCCGACGTTATGCTCACGGGCTTCCGCATCGGAAAGCACGCCGCGTGGCGTCGAGACGATGGTGATTCCAAGGCCGTTGCGAACCCGGGGAAGTTCTTTCGACCCCGAATAGACGCGGCGACCAGGCTTCGACACACGCGCCACGTGGCGGATGGCGGGCTGGCCCTCGAAATATTTGAGTTCAATGCGGATGCCACCATGTCCAGCCAGCTCTTCTTCCGAATAGCCGCGGATGTAGCCTTCGCGCTGAAGCACATCGAGCACACGCACCCGGAGCTTCGACGCCGGGCTCATTACTGAGTCCTTGCGTGCCTGCTGGCCGTTGCGGATGCGGGTGAGCATATCACCCAGTGGATCGGTCAATGACATATCTTAACCCTTACCAGCTCGACTTCGTAACACCGGGGATCAGGCCCTTATTAGCCAGATCGCGCAGCATGATACGGCTGAGGCGGAACTTACGATAATAGGCACGTGGCCGACCGGTAAGCAGGCACCGGTTACGAACACGCGTTGGATTCGCGTTACGTGGCAAAGCCGACATCTTCAGGCGAGCCATCAACCGGTCGCTGTCATCAGCATTCTGGTCGTTGGCAATGGCGCGAAGCGCTGCAAATTTGGGAGCATATTGCTTCACCATCGCCTTGCGCTTCTCGTTCTTGTTGATCGAACTCTTTTTCGCCATGGTTTAGGCCGCCTTCTTTTCTGCAGCTGCTTCTTCGATCGGGAACGGGAAGCCGAACAGGCGAAGCAATTCGCGTGCTTCGTCATCGGTGTTCGCGGTCGTTGCAACGATCACATCCATGCCACGGATCGTATCGACCCGGTCATAGGAAATTTCCGGGAAGATCAGCTGCTCTTTGATACCACAGGCATAATTGCCACGACCATCAAAGCTCTTGTCGCTCAGTCCGCGAAAATCGCGAACACGCGGGAGAGCGATCGTGATGAAGCGATCGAGGAATTCGAACATCCGGTCGCGGCGCAGCGTGACCTTGCAGCCGATCGGCATGCCTTCGCGCAGCTTGAACTGAGCAACCGACTTCTTGGCCTTGGTCACAACGGGCTTCTGCCCTGCGATCAATTCCATTTCACCAGCGGCCTGATCAACCTTCTTCTTATCCTGCGTCGCTTCGCCAACACCCATGTTAAGCACGATCTTTACAAGACGCGGGACCTGCATCGGGTTGGTGTACCCGAACTTCTCGGTCATCGCCTTGACGATACGCTCGTCATAGATGCCCTGCATACGGGGCTTACTGCGTTCCGCTGCCTTAACCATTGATCGTCTCCCCGGAGCGCACTGCTACCCGGACTTTCTTGCCGTCCTGAATTTCGAAACGGACGCGTGTGGGCTTGCCCGTCTTGGGGTCCTCCAAAGCGACCTTCGATACGTGCATCGGCGCTTCGAACCGATCGAGTCCGCCCTGCGGGTTCTCTTGGCTCGCCTTGCGATGACGCGTGGCGATGTTGACACCCGACACAACGACCTTGCCGTCCTTCGGGAAGGACTTGGTCACTTCGCCATGCTTGCCCTTGTCCTTGCCGGACAGGACGACGACCTTGTCGCCTTTTTTAATCTTCAGTGCCGACATTACAGCACCTCCGGAGCGAGCGAGATGATCTTCATGTAATTCTTGGCACGCAGCTCGCGACAAACTGGGCCGAAGATACGGGTGCCAATTGGCTCCTCGTTCTTGTTGACCAGCACCGCGGCATTGCCGTCGAAGCGGATCGTCGAACCATCGGCGCGATGAATGTCCTTGGCAGTGCGAACGATAACGGCGCGATGCACGTCACCCTTCTTCACTTTACCGCGGGGTGCGGCTTCCTTGATGGAAACGACGATCACATCGCCGACACCGGCGAAGCGACGCTTCGATCCACCAAGTACCTTGATGCACTGCACGCGCTTGGCACCAGAGTTATCGGCTACGTCCAGGTTGGACTGCATTTGAATCATGGTTCAGTCCTTCCTTACGCGTTATCTTCGACGCCGGTATCGGCAACGCCGCTACCGTCAATCACTTTCCAGGTCTTCAACTTCGACAGCGGCGCACACTCTTCGATGCGCACGATCTGGCCGAGCTTGAAAACATTGCCCTCGTCATGGGCATGGTACTTCTTGGTGCGACGAATGATCTTGCCGTACAGAGGGTGCTTAACCTTCCGTTCGACATTGACCACCACCGTCTTGTCTCCCTTGTCGGAAACAATGACACCGGTGAGAACGCGCTTTGGCATCTCTAGTCTTCCTTACTTCGCTTCGGCCGCGACGCGCGCGGTCTGGAGCGTCTTGATCTGTGCGATCGTGCGGCGGACTTCGCGCACTCGCGAAGGCTTCTCGAGCTGGTTGGTCGCAGCCTGAAAGCGAAGGTTGAAGGCCTCCCGCTTCAGTTCACCCAACTGCGTCGACAGCTCATCGCTTGTCTTCGCATTCAAGTCGGCAATCTTGGCCATCTTATTTGGCTCCCAGATGCGAGAAGTCACCCAATCGGGCAACGACCTTGGTTTTGATCGGCAGCTTTTCCATCGCGCGGCTGAACGCAATTGCTGCGATCGGGCCGGGAACGCCGTCGAGTTCGAACAGTATGCGGCCCGGCTTGACCCGTGCTGCCCAATATTCGGGAGCGCCCTTACCCTTACCCATGCGGACTTCGGCAGGCTTTGCCGAAACTGGCACGTCGGGGAAAATGCGGATCCACAAACGACCTTGACGCTTGATGTGACGCGTGATCGCGCGGCGAGCCGCTTCGATCTGACGCGCGGTCAAACGATCCGGTTCCATTGCCTTCAGGCCATAAGAACCGAAGTTGAGGTCCGTACCACCCTTTGCGTCGCCATGAATGCGACCCTTATGAGCTTTGCGGAATTTGGTGCGCTTTGGTTGAAGCATCTATCTGTCCTCAGCGAGCCGGACGGACGCCGGAAGTCTGAGCTTCCATCATCAGCCGTTCTTGCGAAAGTGGATCGTGACCCAGGATCTCGCCCTTGAAAATCCATACCTTCACGCCGCAAACACCATAGGCAGTGTGTGCTTCATGCTCGGCATAGTCGACGTGGGCGCGCAGCGTGTGCAATGGAACCCGACCCTCACGATACCATTCGGTACGTGCGATTTCGGCTCCACCCAACCGACCGGCGCAGGTGATCCGGATACCCTCTGCACCAAGACGCAGGGCCGATTGAACGGCACGCTTCATGGCACGACGGAAAGCGATACGACGCTCGAGCTGATCGGCAACACCCTGTGCAACGAGCTTGGCATCGATTTCCGGCTTGCGGATTTCAACGATGTTCAGCGACACGTCCGAAGACGTCATCTTGGCGATCGCAACGCGCAGCTTTTCAATGTCCGCGCCCTTCTTGCCGATGATGACGCCCGGGCGTGCAGCATAGACCGAGATGCGGCAAAGTTTTGCAGGGCGCTCGATAACGACCTTCGAGATTGCAGCCTGCGGCAGCGACTTGAAGATGTGACGACGGATGCGCAGGTCTTCGAGAAGCAAACGACCATAGTCAGCACCGTCGGCGTACCAGCGGCTGTCCCATGTGCGGTTGATCTGAAGCCGAAGCCCGATCGGATTTGATTTCTGACCCATATTAGGCTTCCTGTTCCTGCACTTCGCGCACAACGACGCGAAGACGGCTGAACGGCTTGACGATCTGCGTCGAACGACCGCGAGCGCGGGTTGCGAAACGCTTCATCGACAATCCTTTGCCGACGCTGGCTTCGACCACGACAAGCGCATCGACATCGAGATTATGATTATTCTCGGCATTGGCGATTGCTGATGCCAGGCATTTGCGAACATCGATCGCCATGCCCTTGGTTGAGAACTTTAGGATGTTCATCGCATCGCCAGCCTTGCGGCCACGGATGAGCGTTGCAACCAGACCAAGCTTCTGAGCTGAACCGCGAATCGCGGTCGAGGTAGCCAGGGCTTCATTTTCAGCAACGCGGCGTGGGTTGACGGTTTTAGACATCAGCGCTTGCCCTTCTTGTCCGCGGCGTGGCCGGGGAAATAGCGCGTGGGAGCAAACTCGCCGAGCTTCATGCCAACCATGTCTTCGTTCACGGAAACGGGAACGAACTTACGGCCGTTATAGACGCTGAACGTCAAGCCGACGAACTGTGGCAGAA
This genomic stretch from Sphingomonas paeninsulae harbors:
- the rpsS gene encoding 30S ribosomal protein S19 codes for the protein MARSVWKGPFVDLHLLKKAETAQDTNARAPIKTWSRRSTILPQFVGLTFSVYNGRKFVPVSVNEDMVGMKLGEFAPTRYFPGHAADKKGKR